In one window of Gossypium arboreum isolate Shixiya-1 chromosome 4, ASM2569848v2, whole genome shotgun sequence DNA:
- the LOC108458280 gene encoding cytochrome c — MASFEQAPPGDSKAGEKIFKTKCAQCHTVDKGAGHKQGPNLNGLFGRQSGTTPGYSYSAANKNMAVIWGENTLYDYLLNPKKYIPGTKMVFPGLKKPQDRADLIAYLKESTA; from the exons ATGGCCTCATTCGAGCAAGCACCGCCTGGTGATTCGAAAGCTGGGGAGAAGATCTTCAAGACCAAGTGTGCTCAGTGTCATACCGTCGATAAAGGCGCCGGTCACAAGCAAG GGCCAAATTTGAATGGGCTTTTCGGAAGGCAGTCCGGGACAACACCGGGATACTCGTACTCCGCTGCTAACAAAAATATGGCTGTGATTTGGGGAGAGAATACTTTGTATGACTACTTGCTTAATCCTAAGAAG TACATTCCCGGGACAAAGATGGTTTTCCCCGGATTGAAGAAGCCGCAAGATCGTGCCGACCTGATTGCATACCTGAAGGAATCAACCGCCTGA
- the LOC108459403 gene encoding uncharacterized protein LOC108459403: protein MTEVSRRRSLRLLLLFASVSLQFISGFSGDSTSSISLNSKSNANSKNGTKLVIILIVLVAVGLFSFFLFKVWQKRKRDEQYARLLKLFEEDGDLEAELGLHD from the exons ATGACTGAAGTTTCAAGGCGTAGATCGCTGCGACTTCTACTGCTTTTCGCTTCGGTTTCTCTACAATTCATTTCAG GGTTTTCCGGCGACTCTACAAGTTCAATCAGCTTAAACTCAAAGTCTAATGCAAATAGTAAAAATGGGACCAAGTTAGTCATCATATTGATTGTGCTGGTTGCTGTTGGGTTGTTTTCGTTTTTCCTTTTCAAGGTATGGCAAAAAAGGAAACGAGACGAGCAATATGCCCGTCTTTTAAAGTTGTTCGAAGAAGATGGTGACCTCGAGGCTGAACTCGGCCTTCATGACTGA
- the LOC108460658 gene encoding uncharacterized protein LOC108460658: MPLTRYSAEAFGVLTICLVGLLVLLGLVCIGYTFYLRSRVLKQRFILLSYFSGPWIIRITFILFTIWWGFGEIIRLNYLRRPGRVLNVLDFKWQENVCKFYIVSNLGFAEPCLFLTLMFLLRAPLQNIDTGILSRKWNGKTASCVLLFALPVFVLQLFLILIGPELRENRKELPPYFTRTARSMQNSNDIALCSYPLLNTILLGLFTTVLTAYLIWLGRRILKLVINKGLQKRVYTLIFSVSSLLPLRVLLLGLSVLSRPEHFLFEALAFSAFLVLLCCAGVCIVILVYCPVADCLALGNLNDLEARRRVILDDQNDTASLIANQTHLDESIGISPERNSDASTKRGSISFRTFIRDEPSSGPFVELSLFSPSRDENPPGSPPPVGWPMMSSPTHVHGP; the protein is encoded by the coding sequence ATGCCCCTGACGAGATATTCTGCCGAAGCATTCGGTGTGTTGACAATTTGTCTAGTTGGTCTGTTGGTTCTTCTGGGTTTGGTGTGCATCGGATACACATTTTACTTGCGTTCGCGTGTTCTTAAACAACGTTTTATCCTGCTCAGTTATTTCAGTGGTCCTTGGATCATCCGAATCACGTTCATTTTGTTCACCATTTGGTGGGGTTTCGGCGAAATCATTCGGCTAAATTATCTAAGGAGGCCAGGAAGAGTGTTGAATGTACTTGATTTTAAATGGCAAGAGAACGTCTGCAAATTTTACATTGTTTCGAATCTAGGTTTTGCCGAACCGTGCCTCTTCCTCACTCTCATGTTTCTTCTCCGTGCACCTTTACAGAACATAGACACAGGTATTCTAAGCAGGAAATGGAATGGGAAAACAGCAAGCTGTGTTCTCCTCTTTGCCCTCCCAGTGTTCGTTCTTCAACtatttctcattttgattggACCCGAGTTACGCGAGAATAGGAAAGAGTTACCGCCATATTTCACTAGAACAGCTCGATCGATGCAAAATTCCAATGACATAGCTCTTTGCTCTTACCCTTTACTGAATACTATTCTTCTTGGTCTTTTCACCACCGTCTTGACTGCGTATTTGATTTGGCTCGGAAGACGGATTTTGAAATTGGTTATCAATAAGGGTTTGCAGAAGAGAGTTTATACATTAATTTTCTCGGTCTCGAGTTTACTTCCGTTAAGGGTTCTTTTACTTGGTTTATCTGTTTTATCTAGACCAGAACATTTCCTGTTTGAAGCTCTTGCATTCTCAGCCTTTCTTGTCCTACTATGTTGTGCTGGGGTCTGTATTGTCATACTCGTATACTGTCCGGTCGCTGATTGTCTTGCACTCGGTAATCTTAATGACTTGGAGGCTCGGAGAAGGGTTATTCTCGATGATCAAAATGACACCGCATCCCTTATCGCTAATCAGACTCATCTTGATGAAAGCATTGGAATCAGCCCAGAGCGGAATTCTGATGCTTCTACTAAACGCGGATCGATTTCTTTTCGGACTTTCATACGAGATGAACCCTCGTCCGGGCCATTTGTGGAACTGAGCCTCTTTTCTCCTAGCCGAGATGAAAACCCACCCGGGTCACCTCCTCCTGTGGGTTGGCCAATGATGTCTTCTCCTACACATGTTCATGGACCctag
- the LOC128291775 gene encoding probable serine/threonine-protein kinase At1g09600 yields MHLSYAGSPQNMKACARAFGSPNQAKYVRHGATTLSQFSNSVSVRGRSRLDMSNPQWHEEHFNGGYDHDDNVQSTHHLFDRLSTLHLPSEESTTVQGYVPKEKRFHYSGPLMPSSHGRNLEEMLKEHERRMQNAVRKAHLDKTKTLARNSVDNNRQTESLLCVAVNGR; encoded by the exons ATGCACCTTAGTTACGCTGGATCTCCACAGAATATGAAGGCTTGTGCTCGAGCATTTGGTTCTCCGAATCAGGCGAAATATGTCCGTCATGGAGCAACGACGTTATCCCAATTTTCAAATTCGGTTTCGGTTAGAGGCAGATCACGATTAGACATGAGCAATCCGCAATGGCACGAGGAGCATTTTAATGGTGGATATGACCATGATGATAATGTTCAGTCCACTCACCATTTATTTGATAGGCTAAGTACTTTGCACTTACCTTCCGAGGAATCAACAACG GTGCAGGGTTATGTTCCAAAAGAAAAGCGATTCCATTATTCCGGGCCATTGATGCCATCAAGTCACGGGCGAAACCTTGAGGAAATGCTCAAAGAGCACGAGAGACGGATGCAGAATGCCGTCCGCAAAGCTCATTTGGACAAGACGAAGACGTTGGCAAGAAACAGCGTCGACAATAATAGACAAACTGAATCGCTACTCTGTGTTGCAGTAAACGGAAGGTGA
- the LOC108459120 gene encoding LOW QUALITY PROTEIN: probable serine/threonine-protein kinase At1g09600 (The sequence of the model RefSeq protein was modified relative to this genomic sequence to represent the inferred CDS: inserted 2 bases in 1 codon), which produces MGCICSKETQPNQYIENNPGEKRRCXSSKKWSDSSKDNDITVDADATARLISNQQSGSASRSLSNDERSRKDLSQLQRLPTIDATTWGGQRQPRITRVMSGERGGQVVTGWPSWLVAVAGEAINGWIPSKADSYEKLEKIGQGTYSTVYKARDIESNKIVALKKVRFANLDPERIRFMAREIIVLRRLDHPNVMKLEGLIVSRVSGCLYLIFDYMEHDLRGLVATLETKLTEAQIKCYMQQLLNGLDHCHSRGVLHRDIKGANLLIDHNGNLKIGDFGLATILLPNQTQPLTSRVVTLWYRPPELLLGSTDYGVTIDLWSSGCILAELFTGKPIMPGRTEVEQLHRIFKLCGSPSEEYWKRSKLPNATAFKPQHPYKRCVNQTFKDFPTSTLALLDMLLAVEPECRGTASSALQSEFFTTSPLPCDPSSLPKYPPSKEFDVKLRGDESARYFFGFQCFKNMIDS; this is translated from the exons ATGGGTTGTATTTGTTCGAAAGAAACTCAACCAAATCAATACATTGAGAACAACCCTGGAGAAAAAAGAAGATG ATCCTCGAAAAAGTGGTCCGATTCTTCTAAGGACAACGACATTACGGTGGACGCAGATGCCACTGCACGGTTGATATCGAATCAACAGTCTGGTTCGGCATCTAGGTCCCTTTCTAATGATGAGAGGTCTAGAAAGGACCTATCACAACTTCAAAGGTTGCCAACGATAGATGCAACGACATGGGGTGGACAAAGGCAACCGAGGATCACTAGGGTCATGAGTGGTGAAAGAGGTGGTCAAGTAGTTACCGGTTGGCCTTCTTGGTTAGTAGCTGTAGCTGGAGAAGCCATTAATGGGTGGATACCTAGCAAGGCGGACTCATATGAAAAGTTGGAAAAG ATCGGTCAAGGAACTTACAGCACCGTGTACAAAGCTCGTGATATTGAATCGAACAAGATAGTCGCCTTAAAGAAAGTGCGATTTGCTAATTTGGACCCTGAAAGAATTCGTTTCATGGCAAGGGAAATTATTGTTTTGCGTAGGCTTGATCACCCGAATGTCATGAAGCTTGAAGGTCTTATTGTTTCAAGGGTTTCTGGATGTTTGTACCTTATATTTGACTACATGGAGCATGATCTTAGAGGGCTTGTAGCAACCCTAGAGACTAAGCTCACTGAGGCTCAG ATCAAGTGTTACATGCAACAATTGCTCAATGGCCTTGACCATTGCCATAGTCGCGGTGTTTTGCACCGCGACATTAAGGGTGCAAATCTCTTGATAGATCATAATGGTAACCTCAAGATTGGCGATTTTGGATTGGCAACTATCTTACTTCCTAACCAGACGCAACCTCTAACGAGCCGCGTAGTAACTTTGTGGTACCGACCTCCTGAGCTTTTGCTTGGTTCTACTGATTATGGAGTTACTATTGATCTGTGGAGTTCTGGTTGCATTCTTGCGGAATTATTCACAGGAAAGCCTATCATGCCTGGAAGAACTGAG GTGGAACAACTACATAGAATCTTCAAGCTTTGTGGATCACCTTCCGAAGAGTATTGGAAGAGATCAAAATTGCCAAATGCAACCGCGTTCAAACCACAACATCCTTATAAGCGTTGTGTCAATCAGACATTCAAGGATTTCCCTACTTCTACTTTAGCTCTTTTGGACATGCTCCTTGCAGTAGAACCCGAGTGTCGTGGAACTGCTTCTTCAGCACTTCAAAGTGAG ttcTTTACAACGAGTCCTCTTCCTTGTGATCCATCAAGTTTGCCCAAGTACCCACCTAGTAAGGAATTTGATGTCAAGCTTCGAGGAGATGAATCTGCAAGGTATTTTTTTGGCTTCCaatgttttaaaaatatgatcgatagttaa